GTTCCAGTTTGCGCGAATGCGTTATCCCGGCGGCGTTCCGGATTTCATAAAGAATTGGTATACCGACTATCCCAACATGGATGATCACCTCACAACCTTGCTCCGCCGCCTGACAGGCATCGATGTTGGGCCACCCCTTCTGGTCGATCCCGCCAGTCCGGCCTTGTTCGATTACCCCATCGTCTATTCGGTTGAACCCGAGCAAATGGTGCTGGGATCGAGGGAAATCGATAATTTGAGGAGATTTCTGGTGCGCGGGGGCCTGTGGTTTGCCGACGATTTTCACGGGGACGAGGAATTCGAGCAGTTCATGAAACAGCTCCGGCGCGTCATTCCGGACGCGAAGCCGGTCGAACTGACCACGGCGCATCCTTTGTTTCACTGCTTTTACGACATCCCGAAAATCATCCAGGTAACCAACGATTCGATCGCAGAGTGCAGCGAATGCGATCAATGGGAGAATGGCCCTTCCGGCAAAATCCCCAAAGTTTTCGCGGTTTTTGATGGCCGCGGCCGCATCATCGTCTTGCTGGCCTGGAACACGGATCTCGGCGACGGTCTGGAATGGGCCGATGACCCCCAATACCCAGCCGAATATTCGGCCTATGCCTTCCGGTTTGTTTCGAACGTTGTCGTATATGCAATGTCGCACTAAAATAGCGAAGTCATGAAATCCCTGGGGATAACGCTGGCGTTTTCGGCAATTGCTGTTCTGTTGCCGGTGGCCGTTGCCCACGCGCAGCACGAGCGGCAGCTCCCACCTCCAGAGGAGCTCTCGCATGACCCTTCCACTGAGCCATCGCGGGGCGATTACAGCGCGAAATTCTTCGACGACTTACAGAAAATCTTCGGGCGTTTTCGCGATTCAGACCTGAAACGGGTGTTCGATGCCGCGCAGCCGGTTCAATGCTCCGATCTGATCACTGATAAAGGCGAATGGCGGGAAGTCGCCTTCTTCAATGAAAACCGCAAATTAGGCGACTGGTACCACAAAACACTGGACGAAGTGAAAGCCGATCTCTCCGTCTACATCTTCAAGGGCGCGTGCGGCGGGCAGCGCGCGGCGCTCAGGGTCACCACTGAATTTCCAGTCGGGGAAAGCATTGAACGTGCCGAGGCCGGGAAAATACGGTTCGACCAGATCGACGTAAACCTGAATGCGCCTGCGAGCGTGATATTCGATCCGCAGAGCAGGGCATACACCTTCGACCTCCCCTACCTGTTTCACGTCCGGAGTGAAACAGGCGATATGGTCTATACGCTGCAGGCGCGGACCTATGATGACCGGTATGATCCGACGGTGACGAATCATTGGGATTGCAAGGCCGTCAAAGCGGACGACGTCACATACCAATTTTTGATCTGTCACAATACTCTGGTTCCTCGTGATGCGAGAGAAAGGTACGAAGACAAGGGCTCGTTCGGCTCGTCGGCATATTCGATCCTCTCCGACGGCAAAGAGGCCTCGTCCAGCGTCCACCTTTCATTCGGAGACACGGAGCCCGAAAAGGAAACTACGGTACCTCGTCCTGATGATGGAGTCCGAAATGACCGAAGAAATGACCGTCAACCCGAATTCCCTCCGCTTGCTCCCGCGTCACCGTCCTGGCGCCCGGCGCCGGCGCAGGCGAATTTGAGTGAAACCGGCGATAGTGAATTCAGGTTGCGGTTCAAGCCTGAAGCCTGGAAGGGAAGGATCGACAAAGCTCAATTGATCGAGGATGGAACTCTGCCGGGTTCCAGTCTGCCTCCTCGAAATAAGGATTATTGTATGTGGCGGCCCAGTGCCGCCACACTAGCCAACAAGTTGCTCGAACCGGCGCCTGCGCCCACGGTTCAAACGATGCAGTTCAGGAAGGATCCTCAGGGGGTGGTAGCCGTGATCGAGATGGATAACGATTCCGGTTCGGCCGTCGGCTCATTGCAGTGCTTCTTCGCCCAGGCTCGAACTCCCGCCGATATTACGGTCGCGCGCTGGCTCTCCATCGTTGGTTCGAGCGTTGT
The genomic region above belongs to Terriglobia bacterium and contains:
- a CDS encoding DUF4159 domain-containing protein → MVEKRRQFRGRFVKTLGFSTGLAIIAISILLGWYAVAAAAPVNAVTRKVVKFQFARMRYPGGVPDFIKNWYTDYPNMDDHLTTLLRRLTGIDVGPPLLVDPASPALFDYPIVYSVEPEQMVLGSREIDNLRRFLVRGGLWFADDFHGDEEFEQFMKQLRRVIPDAKPVELTTAHPLFHCFYDIPKIIQVTNDSIAECSECDQWENGPSGKIPKVFAVFDGRGRIIVLLAWNTDLGDGLEWADDPQYPAEYSAYAFRFVSNVVVYAMSH